GGGCATATGAGGCCAGTCTGCCGGCGTCAAACTCTACGGTTCCGCGTCGAGGCGAGTTGGTGCCTGCCAGCTGGAACAGGTGGTGTCGCAGCTGCAGGAGGTTGAAGCACAGTGAGCGGGGAAACTCCTGGTGGAGGATCATGATGTCCAGGACATTGTCCATATCCAGCATCCACTTGTAGGTGCGACGACTCAGGTCAAGGGCGCTGTTACTCTGCAGGAGGTTGCGCAGCATAAGCCGTTCGATGACTTCACCCATTCCCGCTTCGCGGATTTTCCGGATATCTTCCAGCTTGGTCATGAACATCCGGCAGATCTGGGTGGTACGCTCCAGGTGAATGCCGATTTTGAGAAAGCTCCAGGTAATGCCGTGGGGTAATGAGTTGTCGATGAAGCCATGCAGCAAAGAGCAGTATTCGATGACATGTTTGGTGAGTTCGTGAATCCCTTTTTTCTGAAAATTTTCGGGAGAGTAGTCCTTGACGGAGTGGTAGAACTTGTTGAGGTTCTCCCACAACTCGATGGAGACGGA
This portion of the Desulfurispirillum indicum S5 genome encodes:
- a CDS encoding alpha-E domain-containing protein, with product MLSRIAESLFWIGRYIERTENMARYADVQYYTTMDIPIPGRKQMVMESILSMYDCEEEYFQRYTTLSEKKLFYFAALDQSNPMSMFSAVAFARENARGIRESVSIELWENLNKFYHSVKDYSPENFQKKGIHELTKHVIEYCSLLHGFIDNSLPHGITWSFLKIGIHLERTTQICRMFMTKLEDIRKIREAGMGEVIERLMLRNLLQSNSALDLSRRTYKWMLDMDNVLDIMILHQEFPRSLCFNLLQLRHHLFQLAGTNSPRRGTVEFDAGRLASYARYLNIEDMQQMHLYDFLFEMLDKTQALGTKLEQTYFEH